Proteins from a single region of Roseofilum capinflatum BLCC-M114:
- a CDS encoding type II toxin-antitoxin system VapC family toxin, with translation MDYLLDTNILTALLKNNQGIRNRVNNAQYQGDRLFISCVTYFESEGGLLAIESRKKLAHLEDLCQTTLQVLFLDQMNIIHTASRIYANLRRKGTPIQFADILIAATALEQDLTLVSHDSDMLRIEGLKLEDWLQESP, from the coding sequence ATGGACTATTTGCTCGACACCAATATTTTAACGGCTCTGTTAAAAAATAATCAGGGAATTCGGAATCGGGTTAACAATGCACAATACCAAGGCGATCGGCTATTTATCAGTTGTGTGACTTATTTTGAATCGGAAGGAGGACTATTAGCCATTGAGTCTCGAAAAAAATTAGCTCATTTGGAGGATTTATGCCAAACTACCCTACAGGTTTTGTTTTTAGACCAGATGAACATCATTCACACAGCATCTCGCATCTATGCCAATCTCAGACGTAAAGGCACACCCATCCAATTTGCTGATATTTTAATCGCCGCAACTGCCCTAGAGCAGGATTTAACCCTAGTCTCCCATGACTCCGATATGCTCAGAATTGAGGGATTAAAATTAGAAGATTGGTTGCAGGAATCTCCCTAA
- a CDS encoding transporter substrate-binding domain-containing protein: MFKKIAAIAASLGILLTTAGASPAQEVLEEIQNTGTLKVGIRKDAAPFGYMESGEWKGLCLQMMESFAEELEQELNRPIELQTIESTLNESSPNGRYRSVRDGQVHLECGPNTISTTPPQGTQFSFRFFVTGTYFLMRPQTRILFKPSGFLQGLDIGVLDNTLTRQFIESRYQLADSIPYTGNQGRQQAVRDAMAGTIDAFASDGVLLIGEAERQGLSDEEYSLLPNEPLTCIGYGMILPSHDEQWRQRVNQFIVAGDSRNIITDLLTDLVGITSPYIDLTIAALDKCS; encoded by the coding sequence ATGTTCAAGAAAATAGCAGCGATCGCCGCCAGCTTGGGTATCCTTTTAACAACGGCTGGAGCCAGTCCCGCCCAAGAAGTTCTGGAAGAGATTCAAAACACAGGAACCTTAAAAGTCGGCATTCGTAAAGATGCGGCTCCTTTTGGTTATATGGAATCGGGAGAATGGAAAGGCCTATGCTTACAAATGATGGAGTCTTTTGCCGAAGAATTAGAACAAGAATTAAACCGCCCGATTGAACTCCAAACCATTGAATCTACCCTCAATGAATCTTCCCCCAATGGTCGCTATCGAAGCGTTAGAGATGGACAAGTTCATCTAGAATGTGGCCCGAATACCATCAGCACTACTCCCCCCCAAGGAACCCAATTTTCGTTCAGATTCTTCGTCACCGGAACCTATTTTTTAATGCGTCCTCAAACCCGGATTTTATTCAAACCTTCAGGATTTTTACAAGGCTTAGATATTGGAGTTTTAGATAATACTCTGACGCGCCAATTTATCGAAAGTCGCTATCAACTGGCTGACTCTATTCCCTATACTGGAAATCAGGGGCGACAACAAGCCGTTCGAGATGCCATGGCGGGAACTATTGATGCCTTTGCCAGTGATGGAGTTCTCTTAATCGGAGAAGCTGAAAGACAAGGATTGTCCGATGAAGAATATAGCCTCTTACCGAATGAACCGTTAACCTGTATTGGCTATGGGATGATTTTGCCCTCCCATGATGAGCAATGGAGACAAAGGGTAAATCAGTTTATTGTCGCAGGAGACTCCAGGAATATTATCACCGATCTATTGACAGATTTGGTTGGCATAACCTCTCCTTATATTGATCTGACGATCGCCGCCTTAGATAAGTGCAGTTAA
- the egtD gene encoding L-histidine N(alpha)-methyltransferase — MAVLPATQERLQIKHLSHSDREDATVDGQDVIDGLSQNPKTLPPKYFYDSYGSQLFEQICELPEYYPTRTEDSILNQYADEIAQMTGACELVELGSGSSTKTRRLLDAYQTLTDSLHYIPIDVSGSILTESAQQLLQEYPHLQIQGLVGTYEEALVELERTPAPSRMVFFLGSSLGNLNPQECDRFFDHILDALHMGEYFLLGVDLQKPKDILEAAYNDAQGVTAEFNLNMLDHLNQRFGGNFKRQNFEHWAFYNQELNQIEMHLRCLSAHSVELAALDFQVKFETGETIRTEISRKFNVQTVQDELAAKGLKPITAWTDSKRWFGLILSQKV, encoded by the coding sequence GTGGCTGTTTTACCAGCAACTCAGGAGCGTTTACAGATTAAACATCTCAGTCATTCTGATCGAGAAGATGCTACGGTCGATGGCCAAGATGTAATCGATGGATTAAGCCAAAATCCGAAGACATTACCCCCGAAGTATTTCTACGATAGCTATGGCTCGCAATTATTCGAGCAAATTTGCGAGCTACCCGAATATTATCCCACCCGTACAGAAGATTCTATTCTTAATCAATATGCCGATGAAATTGCCCAGATGACGGGTGCTTGTGAGTTGGTGGAGCTAGGAAGCGGAAGCTCTACGAAAACCCGTCGCTTGTTAGATGCGTATCAAACTTTGACGGACTCCCTGCACTATATCCCCATTGATGTTAGTGGTAGCATTCTCACGGAAAGTGCCCAGCAGTTGCTCCAAGAGTATCCCCATCTACAGATTCAAGGGTTGGTGGGAACTTATGAAGAAGCTTTAGTCGAACTGGAACGAACCCCTGCACCTTCTCGGATGGTATTCTTTTTAGGTAGCAGTTTGGGGAATCTGAATCCTCAAGAGTGCGATCGCTTCTTCGACCATATTTTAGACGCTCTACACATGGGCGAATATTTCCTCCTCGGTGTAGACTTACAAAAGCCCAAAGATATCCTAGAAGCAGCTTACAATGACGCTCAAGGCGTTACTGCTGAATTTAATCTCAACATGCTGGATCATCTCAACCAGCGTTTTGGGGGCAATTTTAAGCGGCAAAACTTTGAACATTGGGCTTTTTATAACCAGGAATTGAACCAAATTGAGATGCATTTGCGCTGTTTGAGCGCTCATTCTGTTGAGTTAGCTGCCCTCGATTTTCAAGTTAAATTTGAGACTGGAGAAACCATTAGAACCGAGATATCCCGTAAATTTAATGTACAGACAGTGCAAGACGAACTAGCCGCAAAAGGTCTAAAACCAATCACTGCTTGGACGGATTCCAAACGGTGGTTTGGATTAATCCTCTCGCAAAAAGTATAA
- a CDS encoding BrnA antitoxin family protein → MSAKDLSNTSRTNWEALENGDDDEIDYSDIPPLTEEFFQRATLRIPAAQARQLVAIEPDILAWFQAQGGDYKMLINSVLRGYTGNYRE, encoded by the coding sequence ATGAGCGCAAAAGACTTGAGCAATACCTCTCGGACTAATTGGGAAGCGTTAGAGAATGGGGATGATGACGAAATTGATTATTCTGACATTCCACCCTTGACTGAGGAGTTCTTTCAGAGGGCAACGTTAAGAATTCCGGCAGCTCAAGCGCGGCAACTGGTGGCTATTGAGCCAGATATCTTGGCATGGTTTCAGGCTCAGGGTGGAGACTATAAAATGTTAATTAACTCAGTTTTGCGTGGTTATACGGGAAATTACAGGGAATAG
- a CDS encoding HAL/PAL/TAL family ammonia-lyase, with protein MTYKIKPLSFLLLATLCFSQTGVKVHAKDSLEALEALDASKGTHLARMDSPNQIGLQGQTIVLTGRSLTTADVAQVARNGARVTISDEASNRIQKAHEILLLAARSGHQIYGVTAGVGLNKDQSFVDPSGGLSEEVIEVSKEFNRNLIYAHTAGVGPEMSPEVVRAIMVTRLNSILFGATGAQPRVAELYRDFLNNDIIPVMPSRGSVGQADITLITHIGLAMLGEGEVYFQGQKMPASRALEAVGLEPLDIFGRDALSILSSNAYSAALAALAIEDLKHLLEVNKILFALSLEALDGNIEPFLQDSHVIRPFPSVTSAARDIRTILAGSYLWEPSEDRALQDPLSFRTAAYTLGAVEQSLAELETMLQIQLNSSDDNPAIILDVSTPSNLPEEASKYVAEDGLRGALIPTGNFSPLPWVISFQEAAIALSHLSNASAQRTIKLADPHFTHLSRFLGTDQTFHAYGAIQKVFASLAAENQSLAVPVSMDLISIAGNIEDTSTNAPRVIRRFQQMTDNLYYILGIEMMHIGQAINLRQQKNPGLRLSGATRTFFNNYRRSVSFLQVDRPLSPDIEASYQFLKQYPVR; from the coding sequence ATGACTTATAAAATTAAGCCTCTCAGTTTTCTGCTATTAGCGACTCTTTGCTTCAGTCAAACCGGTGTTAAGGTTCATGCCAAAGACTCCTTAGAAGCATTAGAAGCATTAGATGCATCTAAGGGGACTCATTTAGCTCGTATGGACTCTCCGAATCAAATCGGGTTACAAGGACAAACAATTGTCCTTACAGGGCGAAGTTTAACAACGGCTGATGTAGCTCAGGTTGCCAGAAATGGGGCGAGGGTTACCATTAGTGATGAAGCGTCCAATCGCATCCAAAAAGCCCATGAGATTTTGCTGTTAGCGGCTAGAAGTGGACATCAGATTTACGGAGTGACTGCTGGAGTCGGACTCAATAAAGATCAGTCTTTTGTCGATCCTAGTGGTGGTTTAAGCGAAGAAGTTATTGAAGTTTCTAAAGAATTCAACCGTAACTTAATTTACGCTCACACGGCTGGAGTCGGGCCAGAAATGAGTCCAGAAGTGGTTAGAGCAATCATGGTTACTCGCCTCAACTCAATTCTCTTTGGCGCGACTGGCGCACAACCTCGCGTTGCCGAGCTGTACCGTGATTTTCTCAATAATGATATTATTCCCGTTATGCCATCACGGGGTTCAGTTGGACAAGCAGATATTACCTTAATTACTCATATTGGGCTGGCAATGCTTGGTGAAGGTGAGGTGTATTTCCAAGGTCAAAAAATGCCAGCCAGCAGAGCGCTAGAGGCTGTTGGACTAGAACCCTTAGATATTTTTGGTCGAGATGCCCTATCCATCCTTAGTTCTAATGCTTATTCTGCTGCCTTGGCAGCATTAGCCATCGAAGATTTAAAGCACTTACTTGAGGTCAATAAAATCTTATTTGCTCTAAGTTTAGAAGCTTTAGATGGTAACATTGAGCCGTTCTTACAAGATAGTCATGTTATTCGTCCTTTTCCTTCTGTGACTTCAGCCGCTAGAGATATTCGCACAATTTTAGCAGGAAGTTACTTGTGGGAGCCTTCAGAAGACCGTGCTTTGCAAGATCCCTTGAGTTTCCGTACAGCAGCGTATACCTTGGGTGCTGTAGAGCAATCCTTAGCAGAATTGGAGACTATGTTGCAAATTCAACTGAACTCTTCCGATGATAATCCTGCTATTATTTTAGATGTCTCTACCCCATCCAATTTACCTGAAGAAGCCTCGAAGTATGTGGCAGAGGATGGACTTAGAGGTGCATTAATCCCAACAGGGAACTTTTCTCCTCTTCCTTGGGTGATTTCTTTTCAGGAAGCGGCGATCGCCCTGAGTCACCTCTCTAATGCATCAGCACAACGCACCATCAAACTTGCCGATCCTCACTTTACCCATCTTAGTCGTTTTCTAGGAACCGATCAAACCTTTCATGCTTATGGGGCAATACAAAAGGTTTTTGCTTCTCTAGCTGCTGAAAATCAATCCTTGGCTGTTCCTGTCTCTATGGATTTAATCTCAATTGCAGGTAACATTGAAGATACATCAACTAATGCACCTCGCGTCATTCGCCGCTTTCAGCAAATGACTGATAATCTCTATTACATTCTGGGGATTGAAATGATGCATATTGGTCAAGCCATTAATTTAAGGCAACAAAAAAATCCTGGATTAAGGCTCTCAGGTGCTACCCGTACCTTCTTCAATAATTACCGTCGCTCTGTCTCTTTTTTACAAGTAGATCGCCCTCTTTCTCCTGATATTGAGGCTTCTTATCAATTTTTGAAGCAATACCCCGTTCGATAA
- the hrcA gene encoding heat-inducible transcriptional repressor HrcA has translation MHLEFKLSDRHKRVLQATVNHYVATAEPVGSKVLVEEYNFSVSTATIRSCLSYLDKSGLLYQPHTSAGRVPSDSGYRWYVDHLMTPNIKTGKQVENLLQEKLNWQWSLESLFKSAAQILSSLSGYITLITMPQAQNSRLHHLQLVAVDSDRAMLILVTDTYQTHSILIDLPNTGEEGNETIEQISRELQVLSNFLNHNLKGRLLTELEHLDWTELDSEFERYGEQLTQVLRQFKQRHASSVYTDIWISGVAELLRQPEFSQLQQVQTLIHLLEEEPTQLLPLIFKVPEPEKDSSRVQVWIGSENPLEPMQSCALVTSSYFRGSVPVGSVGVLGPTRMMYENAIAVVEATAAYLSDALS, from the coding sequence ATGCACTTAGAATTTAAACTGAGCGATCGCCATAAGCGCGTCTTACAAGCAACCGTTAATCATTATGTGGCTACCGCCGAACCGGTGGGTTCAAAAGTTTTAGTGGAAGAATATAATTTTTCTGTAAGCACGGCTACCATTCGTTCTTGTTTAAGTTATTTGGATAAATCGGGTCTACTTTATCAACCCCATACTTCGGCCGGTCGCGTGCCTTCGGATTCTGGATATCGGTGGTATGTGGATCATTTGATGACCCCGAATATTAAAACGGGGAAACAGGTGGAAAACTTGCTGCAAGAAAAGCTGAATTGGCAATGGAGTTTAGAATCTCTTTTTAAGTCAGCCGCGCAAATTTTATCGAGTTTAAGCGGTTATATTACCCTAATTACGATGCCCCAAGCGCAAAATTCCCGCTTGCATCATTTGCAATTAGTGGCTGTGGATAGCGATCGCGCCATGTTGATTTTGGTGACGGATACTTACCAAACCCATTCGATTCTGATTGATTTACCCAACACGGGAGAAGAGGGAAATGAAACGATAGAACAGATATCGAGGGAATTGCAAGTGCTTTCCAATTTCCTGAACCATAATTTGAAGGGACGGTTACTAACGGAGTTGGAGCATTTAGATTGGACAGAGTTAGATAGTGAATTTGAGCGCTATGGAGAGCAGCTTACCCAGGTTTTAAGGCAGTTTAAGCAGCGCCATGCGTCTTCTGTTTATACCGATATTTGGATTAGTGGAGTTGCGGAACTATTGCGACAACCGGAGTTTTCCCAACTGCAACAGGTGCAAACCTTAATTCATTTGCTCGAAGAGGAACCGACTCAGTTATTACCCCTGATTTTTAAGGTTCCAGAGCCGGAAAAAGACAGCAGTCGGGTACAGGTTTGGATCGGCTCAGAAAATCCCCTGGAACCGATGCAAAGTTGCGCTCTGGTGACTTCTTCCTATTTTCGCGGCTCCGTTCCCGTGGGGAGCGTGGGGGTTTTGGGGCCGACGCGGATGATGTATGAAAATGCGATCGCCGTGGTGGAAGCCACGGCTGCTTATCTCTCAGATGCCCTGAGTTAG
- the sfsA gene encoding DNA/RNA nuclease SfsA, with the protein MSPFLYSYPPLFPGILKRRYKRFLADIELETGELITAHCPNTGPMTDVCEIGAPVQVSYHDNPKRKLAYTWEMIQLQKPEPVWVGVNTSLPNRVIKLALEQRIFPELQDYETLKTEVVYGQNRRSRVDFLLTGEPPIYVEVKNTTWAKNGLALFPDTVTDRGQKHLRELMELPPKARAVMLYFINRADCEQFSPGDSADRVYGELFRQAIAKGVEILPCRFSVTPQGIEYLGLAELCSRCSVDRTTK; encoded by the coding sequence ATGTCTCCTTTTTTATATTCCTATCCTCCCCTATTTCCGGGTATCCTCAAACGTCGCTATAAACGCTTTTTAGCCGATATTGAACTGGAAACGGGGGAGTTAATTACGGCCCATTGTCCCAACACGGGGCCCATGACCGATGTCTGTGAAATAGGCGCTCCGGTACAAGTGTCTTATCATGATAATCCCAAGCGGAAGTTGGCTTACACTTGGGAGATGATTCAGTTGCAGAAACCGGAACCGGTTTGGGTGGGGGTGAATACCAGCTTGCCCAATCGAGTAATTAAATTAGCTCTAGAACAGCGCATTTTTCCTGAACTCCAAGACTATGAAACCCTAAAAACCGAGGTAGTTTATGGACAGAATCGGCGCAGTCGAGTCGATTTTCTGCTCACTGGAGAGCCGCCGATTTATGTAGAGGTGAAAAATACCACTTGGGCGAAAAATGGGCTGGCTTTATTTCCCGATACCGTCACCGATCGCGGCCAAAAGCATTTACGGGAGTTGATGGAACTGCCCCCAAAAGCCAGAGCAGTGATGCTTTATTTCATTAATCGCGCCGACTGTGAGCAGTTTTCCCCTGGAGACAGTGCCGATCGCGTCTATGGGGAGCTGTTCCGTCAGGCGATCGCCAAAGGAGTAGAAATTCTCCCCTGTCGCTTTTCCGTCACTCCACAAGGCATCGAGTATCTGGGTTTAGCCGAACTGTGTAGCCGTTGTAGTGTGGACAGAACGACAAAATAA
- a CDS encoding DUF427 domain-containing protein, with the protein MRPQPIPPQPGQESVWDYPRPAILQDTDKYLKVICNGIVLAETTKGKRVLETSHPPTYYFPIEDVKTEYLVETPKKGFCEWKGIYIYYDIKMGDKYIQKAAWRCVETTPNFAALQNHYSFWANLMDACYVNDERVIPQEGNFYGGWITSDVVGPFKGGPGTWGW; encoded by the coding sequence ATGAGACCCCAACCCATTCCCCCACAACCTGGCCAAGAATCTGTTTGGGATTACCCCAGACCCGCTATTTTGCAAGATACAGATAAATATCTGAAAGTCATTTGTAATGGCATTGTGTTAGCTGAAACAACCAAAGGGAAAAGAGTTTTAGAAACAAGTCATCCCCCAACCTATTATTTCCCCATTGAAGATGTGAAAACAGAGTATTTGGTTGAAACTCCTAAAAAGGGATTTTGTGAATGGAAAGGAATTTATATTTATTATGATATCAAAATGGGTGACAAATATATTCAAAAAGCTGCTTGGCGCTGTGTAGAAACCACACCTAACTTTGCTGCACTACAAAACCATTACAGCTTTTGGGCTAACCTCATGGATGCCTGTTATGTTAATGATGAGCGAGTAATCCCTCAAGAAGGTAATTTTTATGGAGGATGGATTACCTCTGATGTGGTTGGCCCGTTTAAGGGTGGGCCGGGTACATGGGGATGGTAG
- the ovoA gene encoding 5-histidylcysteine sulfoxide synthase, translated as MNKLTSLQNLELDKCDRQTLLNYFQNSWELEEILMKSLVHNDSFYLNPDPLRNPIIFYLGHSPVFYINKLIRVELLDQRINPDYEILFELGVDPSSPEELEEATKNINWPEVEQVWDYREKAKETITQVIKTCSLNLPITQTHPLWALIMAMEHNRIHFETSSMLLRQFSVEHLKRPETWQYAPSNQTTPENKMIAISGGKVNLGKPENSNTYGWDSEYGTRTVEVQPFFASQHLITNGEFLQFVQDRGYENPEFWDDESWNWKQENNVKHPKFWIEKNGSYQYRTLFEEIDLPLDWPVEVNHYEAMAYCHWKGEGTRLMSEAEWKIATGKSDDHQDCNLNVKFGSPSPVRSLKNSEASSGLYDLRGNVWEWLSDEFKPLPGFKPHPLYEDYSAPFFDSDHKIMLGGSWASTGAYASPSCRNWFRKNFYQHAGFRIAQNRVG; from the coding sequence ATGAATAAACTGACCTCATTACAGAATCTAGAGCTGGATAAGTGCGATCGCCAAACCCTCCTCAACTACTTCCAAAACTCCTGGGAATTAGAAGAAATTCTCATGAAAAGCCTAGTCCACAATGACAGCTTTTACCTCAACCCCGATCCCCTGAGAAATCCCATTATCTTCTACCTCGGACACTCCCCCGTCTTCTACATCAACAAACTCATTCGAGTAGAATTATTAGACCAACGCATTAATCCCGACTACGAAATACTATTTGAACTTGGAGTCGATCCCAGCAGTCCAGAAGAGCTAGAAGAAGCAACCAAAAACATTAATTGGCCAGAAGTCGAACAAGTTTGGGACTATCGGGAAAAAGCCAAAGAAACCATTACCCAAGTCATCAAAACCTGTTCCCTCAATCTTCCCATCACCCAAACCCATCCCCTTTGGGCTTTAATCATGGCAATGGAGCATAACCGGATTCACTTTGAAACCTCCTCCATGTTGCTTAGACAATTCTCGGTTGAGCATCTTAAACGTCCCGAAACCTGGCAATATGCCCCCTCAAATCAGACTACTCCCGAAAATAAAATGATTGCCATTTCTGGAGGAAAAGTTAACCTTGGAAAACCCGAAAACTCTAACACCTACGGTTGGGATAGCGAATATGGAACTCGCACCGTAGAAGTCCAACCTTTTTTCGCCAGTCAACACCTGATTACTAACGGAGAATTTCTGCAATTTGTCCAAGATCGGGGCTATGAAAACCCAGAATTCTGGGATGATGAATCCTGGAATTGGAAGCAAGAAAACAACGTCAAACACCCCAAATTCTGGATCGAAAAAAATGGCAGCTACCAGTACCGCACCCTCTTCGAGGAAATCGACTTACCCCTAGATTGGCCCGTGGAAGTTAACCATTATGAAGCCATGGCCTATTGTCACTGGAAAGGCGAAGGAACCCGCTTAATGAGCGAAGCAGAATGGAAAATCGCCACGGGAAAGTCTGATGATCATCAAGACTGTAACCTCAATGTAAAATTTGGTTCTCCCTCCCCTGTAAGAAGCTTAAAAAATTCTGAAGCATCCTCCGGACTCTACGATCTTCGCGGTAATGTTTGGGAATGGCTCAGTGATGAATTTAAGCCCTTACCCGGATTTAAACCCCATCCCCTATATGAAGATTATTCTGCTCCATTTTTCGACAGCGATCATAAGATAATGTTAGGCGGATCTTGGGCCAGCACAGGTGCTTATGCATCTCCCTCTTGTCGGAATTGGTTCCGCAAGAATTTTTATCAACATGCCGGTTTTCGTATCGCTCAAAATCGAGTGGGTTAA
- the purM gene encoding phosphoribosylformylglycinamidine cyclo-ligase, with product MDYQESGVNIEAGRAFVGQIRRWVESTYRPEVLGGLGGFGGCFQLPGGYSQPVLVSGTDGVGTKLKIAQACDRHHTIGIDLVAMCVNDVLTSGAEPLFFLDYLATGQLNPEQLEQVVFGIAQGCKEAGCALLGGETAEMPGFYPVGEYDLAGFCVGIVERERLLDGSQVRVGDVAIGLASQGVHSNGFSLVRKIVETQGLSWQAIPKGLNKPLGEVLLTPTKLYVKPILTAIAEGLDIHGMAHITGGGLPENLPRCLGQNQSIAMNWSAWEIPPIFQWLAQAGSVAEKEMFNTFNMGIGFVVLIDPEQAEFALNTFDAQGIQAFEIGKVVSGNGELLGARE from the coding sequence ATGGATTATCAAGAATCAGGAGTGAATATTGAGGCGGGTCGAGCGTTTGTGGGCCAGATTCGTCGTTGGGTGGAGAGTACCTATCGCCCGGAAGTGTTGGGGGGTTTAGGGGGATTTGGGGGCTGTTTTCAGTTGCCGGGAGGGTATTCACAACCGGTTTTGGTGTCGGGAACCGATGGGGTGGGAACCAAGTTGAAGATTGCCCAAGCCTGCGATCGCCACCATACCATCGGCATTGATTTAGTCGCCATGTGCGTCAATGATGTGCTGACTTCTGGCGCTGAACCCCTGTTTTTTCTGGATTATCTCGCTACGGGTCAGTTAAATCCAGAACAATTAGAACAAGTAGTTTTTGGGATTGCCCAGGGATGTAAGGAGGCTGGATGTGCCCTGTTGGGAGGAGAGACGGCGGAAATGCCGGGATTTTACCCGGTGGGTGAGTACGATTTAGCGGGCTTTTGTGTGGGCATTGTGGAAAGAGAGCGGTTATTGGATGGCTCGCAAGTCCGCGTGGGGGATGTGGCAATAGGGTTAGCCAGTCAGGGCGTTCACAGTAATGGCTTTAGTTTGGTTCGCAAAATTGTGGAAACTCAAGGTTTAAGTTGGCAGGCGATCCCCAAGGGATTAAATAAACCGTTGGGTGAAGTTTTACTCACCCCAACAAAGCTTTATGTTAAACCGATTTTAACCGCCATAGCTGAAGGTTTAGATATCCATGGAATGGCCCATATTACCGGGGGAGGATTACCCGAAAATTTACCCCGTTGTTTAGGTCAAAATCAATCCATTGCCATGAATTGGAGTGCCTGGGAAATTCCGCCCATTTTCCAATGGTTAGCCCAAGCGGGATCGGTGGCAGAAAAAGAGATGTTTAATACGTTTAATATGGGCATTGGCTTTGTTGTCTTGATCGATCCCGAACAAGCCGAATTTGCCCTCAATACCTTTGATGCACAAGGGATTCAAGCCTTTGAGATCGGTAAAGTTGTGTCAGGAAACGGGGAGTTGCTGGGCGCTAGGGAATAG